The Pseudanabaena yagii GIHE-NHR1 genome segment GAGTCTCTTTTTTATTGCATAAGAGTTATTGCATAAGAGTTATTGCATAAGATCGCGAATGACAATACTTGCCATATTGATGCCAAATAGTGCAGGAATATAAGAAATTGTGCCGTAATACGATCGCTTGAAATTACTGCCATCAGTTAATTGCAGAGACTCCCGATTTACTAACTCCTCCGAATAGACGGCAATAATATTTGCTTTCCCAAAACCCTTGCGTCTTAGTCCTTTTCGCACTTTATAAGCAAAGCGGCAGCAGTCCGTTTCAAATATTGGGGCAATTCTAATCTTCTGAGGATCGATGCGACCACCTGCGCCCATACTGCTTGCTACCTTTACCCCATTAGTAACTGCTGCCCCAAGGAAATAGAGCTTGGGTTGTAAACTATCGATACAATCTAGCACCCAGTCAAATTGGGTCGTGACTAGCTCCATCATCAAGTCAGGCGTGAGAAATTCCTTAATGGCAGTCAACTGAATGTCTGGATTAATATCCTCCATTCGTTGGGACATTACATCTGCTTTGTGGACATCAACGGTACTATCGAGCGCGACAATCTGCCGATTTTTATTAGAAGGATCAACGCGATCGCCATCAACGATGGTCATCCGCCCAATGCCTGCTCGACATAAAAATTCCGCCGCAAAACTACCAACACCGCCCATACCCACAACTAACACATTTGCTTGCTTGAGCTTGTGCAGTCCATCAGCACCAATCAGTAATTCTGTACGTTGCAACCAATCCGTCATGATAAAAATGAATATATACAACTCTAGGATAAATATTAGAAGTACAAAGTGCTTCTAAATATTTGCAGAAACCGATTATGACATTACCTTCTCACGCAGCGCTCACCAAAGCTGAATTACTCGATCGCTATGCTAAAGGCGATCGTAACTTTGAGCAAACCCATTTGCATGATGTCGATATGCAGGGTGTGTCTTTGCATGGAATTGACCTTAGCGAATCCATTTTGACCCACGTTAACTTAAGTGGAGCCGATCTCCGAGGAGCCGATCTCGGCTGGGCAGATCTCAGTCGAGCTAATCTCGAAAAAGCTGATCTGCGGGGAGCAATTTTGACTAGAGCCGATCTTAGCCGTGCCAACTTACAGGGGGCAAATCTCCTCAAAGCGGATCTGAGCTTAACTAAAATCGATCACACAAAATTTAGTGGGGCAACGATGCCCGATGGCTCTATTCACACATGAAGAACGTCAGTTCGAGTTATAGATAATTCAAATAAGAACTACAGCTTCGACTTTGCTCAGCTAGCTTACACCGATGGCTGAGCGGAGTCGAAGCCCCTCTGCAAATTATTTAAAACAACTATAAGTTGGCAAATTTTAAAAGCCCCAAATCAAAAGCCTTGCATAGCAAGGCTTTTGATTTGGGGCTTTTGGATAAGGTAATTGCTCAACCTAGAAGAAATAAAGGTTTCAGCCATTTTGATGCATCAAAAAACATCTAAATGATTCCATTCTCATTAAGTAAACGATAAATTACTATTTTATTTATTAATTTACAAAGATAATCAGTAATTTGCCAGTTATATGAACACTGTTTTTTGTTGATTCTTCTAGGTTGAGCAGTTACTGGATAAGTTTGCGTAGCAAACCCTCTCTCAAAGCCTCGCATTGTTTTAAGTTTTTACTTTAGCTTCTTCTTGATAAAGTCTACTAGCTGCTGGAACTGCTTCTGCTGTGTTACCAACTGTTGCTCTAAGTGCTTCTGCTTCGCTTCTAGCTCCTCAATCCGTTTAACCAAGTTACTATCTTTCTCTGTATTAGGAATGTCTGACTTGGGCGTAATAACCGAAACTTTGCGCTTGTCCGCTAAAACCTTTGCCCTTTTGATCGCTGTGATTAATTCCTTTTGTTCAAAGGGCTTTTCAATAAACACCAAATATTTGTCTTCAAAAGGTTCCGCGATTTTACTCGTTACTTCTTCCTTGCGCCCAGACATCAAAATTAGAGGAATGAGACTGAGTTCTGGATTTTGCTGCAAAGCCTCATAAACCTCAAAGCCACTCATCCGAGGCAGTAAAAAATCTAGCATGATCATCCAAGGGTGTTGCTGCTGGATCATTTCCAGACCCTTGATACCGTCGGCTGCCTCTACTACTTCAAAATTTGCTGGCGGGAGCATATCACGCACCATATTACGGATTACGCGACTATCATCAATCACTAGTATCTTGTGAGCTGCCACTGCTGATAACCCCTCAGTTGGTTTGGTGAATGGACATATATAGTAGTTAGCTAGTTCCTTAAGTTATTACATTACTGTCCCTGCAAGGATAGCTGATTCTATAAAAGATAACGATCGCAAGCCTTTGTTTTTAAGGTAAAAGTACCAGATCAATAAAAGCTTACTAGTTTTTTGATAAATTTCGCTCATGATATCCCATGAGTAAAAATTTTTAACTACAGATTTTCAATCTCATTTACGATTTGGAAACCCGCAATAATGTAGCATAAAGCGCTTTGCGCTGAGTATTAAAAAAGATAGCGTCAATACTCTTTAGATTAGGGCAATAGCTGATGCTGATCCCTTGACTAGATCTGTATAATCTCAAGTACAAAAGACCGAGCATGGTATATCTATGCTCAACTTTTTCAGAATAAAAAAGCGATCGCCCATGCTAAAACTGCCAACCAAGCCAAATCCGACAGCAACCAACTCTAATCCCAATCATCCTCCTGACACCAATGCCACTAATCCTAAAAAGTCGGTGATCGTTAAATTAGAAAATGTTCGTAAAACCTACACTAATGGTGCTGTGGGTTTACGAGATGTCAGTATCGAACTTTATCAAGGGGATTTTAAATTTATTACGGGGCATTCAGGATCGGGGAAATCCACATTACTAAAATTGCTATATGGCGCTGAGCAAGCCACGGATGGGGAAATATTTGTCAATGGCTTTAACCTCAATGGCTTAAAAGGCAAGAATTTGGCGATGTTGCGCCGCAAAATTGGCATTGTCTTTCAAGATTACAAGCTCGTACCCCGTCGTACTGTGTCCGAGAATGTTGCCTTTGTACTCATGGCTCAGGGCTATACCTATAAGGAAATTCAGCGTCGGGTGCAGCCTGCCCTGAAAATGGTGGGTTTATTACATAAAGCCCATTGCTTCCCCGAAGAACTCTCTGGTGGTGAGCAGCAAAGAACCAGTATTGCCAGAGCGATCGTTAATACACCACCTCTTGTTCTTGCCGATGAGCCAACGGGTAATCTCGATCCTGACAATGCATGGCAAGTCATTAAAATCCTGAAAAAGCTCAATTCCTTTGGTGTCACCGTCCTATTAACTACCCATGATGAGCAATTAGTTAGAGCCGCCAATCATCCTGTATTACATTTGCAAAATGGTTATATTGTTTAGGCTATCGGCTTTTAGCTTTTAGCTATTGGCTTTTAGCTTGGTGATTGGTAATTGCTGGCATCACTTAAATTTTTTTCTGTTTTCCTTTTTCCTTTTTCCTCCTCTAACGCTATGGTTCAAAACGTCGTTCGCTTCTTTACGAAAATTGACTACTTGCTCCGCGAGACTCTGCTCGGTTTGCGGCGTGGTGGTTGGATGAACTGGGCGGCAGTGAGTACGGTAGCGGTGTTGTTATTTTTGTTTGGTGCAAGCTTACAAATTTCTTGGCAATTGGAAAATGTTCTAGGGCAGTTAGGCAGCCAATTAGAAATTTCGGTGTATTTAGATGAAAATACGGTGGGCGAGTCGATGCAGTCACGCTTGCTGCTAGTTGATGGTGTCGCTGCGGCAAAGCTGATCCCCAAGGAAGATGCATGGCAAAATTTGATGAAGGATCTCGGTAAAAATGATCTGACTCAGGCGACACAACAATTAGGGGGTAATCCTTTGGTTGATGAGTTTAAAGTGCGGGCAACATCTAGCGATCGCGTGCCTGATATTGCCAAACGAATTTCGGGCTTAAAGGGTGTCAATGAGGTTTGGTATACCAATGAGGTGGTCGAGCGTATTGGTCAGTTGCGCCGTGCGGTGAGTAATAGCAGTGTAGCGATCGTGGCGATTTTTACTGTTATTGCGATCGCTGTAATTACGACCACTATTCGTCTCATCGTTTTAGCGCGACGACGCGAAATCGAGGTGATGCAACTAGTGGGGGCAACGGCAACATGGATTTATTTCCCGTTTGTCTTGCAGGGAGTAGTATTTGGGGTTACGGGTGCGGCAACTGCCTATGTAATGTTGATGCTAAGTCTCAATCTCTTGGGAGAAGCGATCGTTAATCAACCTGAACTGATCAAATCCCTAACTCTTGGTTTAACTACGGATTTCCGCGTACAACTTCTTTTACCGCTGGTGTTATTAATTTTTGGTTCAGTCATTGGCGTGCTAGGTAGTTTATTAGCTGTACGCCGATTCTCTTTCAATTCATAAAATTATCGAGTGAAGTATGGGTTTGTTTACCCGCCTTCGGCGGGTAAACAAACCTGAAACCTATGGTATGATTTGTCAAAGTATGGGTATGTAGCTCAGTTGGATAGAGCATCAGATTCCGGTTCTGAGGGTCGGGGGTTCGAGTCCCTCCATACTCGTAAATCCAATTAATGATAGTGGTGGCGCTTAGCGCCACCACTATCATTAATTGGGTTATAAAGCACAATGCGATGTCATCGGTGTTAGCAAATCAACTAAACTTTTCGGTTTTATGGAACGTGGACTTTTGTGGTTGCCTCTGCTAGTAGTGTTCTTTTGGCTAGCGTGGTCGGGCTGGAATGAATACCAAAAAATTGAGTCCTATAAGAGATGGGCAAGCCAATTTGAGCGCCATAAATATGACATTTATTCCGTGTTAGGACAAAAAGATGATCGCCTGACTTGGGGCAAACCGACACGTAAAGATCCTCAAAATTTACAAACAGTTAGCTTTGCTGATATTGCTCGTATTCGCTTTCGGATTGATAGTAAATTTTTTGATGATCAAGATGCAGAATTCCCTTTAAATGGCAAACAAATTTCTCTGGAGCTGGTATTAAAGACTGGAGAGATGCCTAGTATCAGGTTTACCGATGTCAATATTGCTTCAAATTGGTATCGCTTTTTAAGTGATCGCTTAGCTACAGAATAAAAATTTCCTGAAAGTTCTAGAGATTCGCTCGAAGAGCGAATCTCTAGAACTGCTATATCAATATCAAGGCACAATTAGGGAGATACAAGTGTCACAAGACTATGTAGGTTTAATTCAGGATTTGCAAAGTCAGTTAGAGATATTGCAAAGGTTAATCGCATCACAGGTAGAACCATCATCCTCACTTGCTAAAGACTGGCTGCGATCGCATCGGGAAATCCAAGCTTTTTTTCAATCCAAAATTATCAATACTAATTTAGAGGTCATGCCACCCAATTTATCTTTGCAAGTAGAAATTGATAAACAGCTAAAAATGCTGGGTGTGGACTTAAGCATGTTACAAACCGCTCGTAATCCTGATACTTGGCAAAAGCGACATCAACAGGCTAGCGATCGCTTCGTCTTGCTCAAAAAATACTGTCAAATGCACTCAAACTTAACATGAGTTCGATCAGTCATTTGCTCGGCGCTTCGCGCCGAGCAAATGGCTAAAAATTAAGCGGTATTGCTAAAATCCGAATTTTGTAACGTGACTTTGCCGCGCCACAAAATCCCAGCGTGGAAACCTAACCTATTCTCTATGGATATGCCTTATATCAAATATTCTTAGTTAATCAGGCAAGCTTAGGCACGAAACATTTTGATGTAAACTTTTAAAATATTTGATACTTTTTAATATAAACATAGTAAAAACTCTATAGTAGAATCAATGATCCTAGAAACAGCTTGGCTACTTCCTTGCTATGGTTTGCTGGGCGCAGGAATCACCCTACCTTGGTCACTGAGGTTAGTGCGGCGCACTGGTCCACGTCCTGCGGCTTACCTAAATATATTGATGACTGTACTAGCCTTAGTGCATAGTTGTTGGCTACTGACATCGATCTGGGGCGAACCAGCTCAACAGGTTGAGTTTAGTTGGTTTCAAGCCTTTGATTTAAATCTTGTTTTTTCCTTTGATATTTCTACAATTAGTGTGGGCGCATCGATACTGATCGCCACCATGAGCTTAATTTCACAGGTCTATGGACTAGGCTCTCTGGAAACTGATTGGGCGATCGCGAGATTTTGCGCCTTAATTGGTTTCTTTGAGGCAGCGATTACAGGAATTGCCTTTAGTGACTCGCTCTTTTTTAGTTATGCCTTGCTGGAAATGCTCACCCTGTCCACCTATTTATTAGTGGGTTTCTGGTACGCACAGCCCCTCGTAGTCACGGCAGCCCGTGATGCGTTCTGGACAAAACGGGTCGGTGACCTATTCCTATTAATGGGTGTAGTGGCGCTGTCTAACTTAACTGGCAGCTTAAATTTCTCGGATTTAAAAGAATGGGCGGCTAATCCACAAACGATCGCCTATTTCTCAGAACATCAACAATTTGGCACTTTATTAGGACTAGCCCTAATCGCGGGACCCCTTGGTAAATGCGCCCAGTTCCCTTTACACCTCTGGCTCGATGAGGCAATGGAGGGACCTAACCCCGCTTCGATTTTGCGAAACTCGGTGGTTGTGGGGGCAGGAGCCTATGTACTAATTAAGTTTCAGCCAGTTTTATCACTGTTCCCTGTGGCCGCCGAAGTTTCGGTGATTATTGGGGCAATTACAGCAATCGGTGCAAGTTTAGTAGCGATCGCCCAAATCGACCTCAAACGTGCCCTGTCCCACTCCACTAGTGGCTATTTAGGTTTAGTCTTCATCGCTGTGGGGATGCAACAACCTGACCTCGCCTTAGGATTGCTCTTTAGTCATGGCATCAGTAAGTCCTTGCTATTCCTCAGTTCTGGCGCAGTGATGATGACGACAATGACGCAGGATCTTACGGAAATGGGCGGACTGAAAACGCGAATGCCCGCTACTTTAGTTTCCTTTATCATTGGTTCCCTCAGTCTAGTTGCCCTATTGCCCTTTGGCGGATTTTGGACGCTCCTACGTTGGGAAGAAACTTTTTGGAATA includes the following:
- a CDS encoding response regulator, translating into MAAHKILVIDDSRVIRNMVRDMLPPANFEVVEAADGIKGLEMIQQQHPWMIMLDFLLPRMSGFEVYEALQQNPELSLIPLILMSGRKEEVTSKIAEPFEDKYLVFIEKPFEQKELITAIKRAKVLADKRKVSVITPKSDIPNTEKDSNLVKRIEELEAKQKHLEQQLVTQQKQFQQLVDFIKKKLK
- a CDS encoding cell division protein FtsX; the encoded protein is MVQNVVRFFTKIDYLLRETLLGLRRGGWMNWAAVSTVAVLLFLFGASLQISWQLENVLGQLGSQLEISVYLDENTVGESMQSRLLLVDGVAAAKLIPKEDAWQNLMKDLGKNDLTQATQQLGGNPLVDEFKVRATSSDRVPDIAKRISGLKGVNEVWYTNEVVERIGQLRRAVSNSSVAIVAIFTVIAIAVITTTIRLIVLARRREIEVMQLVGATATWIYFPFVLQGVVFGVTGAATAYVMLMLSLNLLGEAIVNQPELIKSLTLGLTTDFRVQLLLPLVLLIFGSVIGVLGSLLAVRRFSFNS
- the ftsE gene encoding cell division ATP-binding protein FtsE; protein product: MLNFFRIKKRSPMLKLPTKPNPTATNSNPNHPPDTNATNPKKSVIVKLENVRKTYTNGAVGLRDVSIELYQGDFKFITGHSGSGKSTLLKLLYGAEQATDGEIFVNGFNLNGLKGKNLAMLRRKIGIVFQDYKLVPRRTVSENVAFVLMAQGYTYKEIQRRVQPALKMVGLLHKAHCFPEELSGGEQQRTSIARAIVNTPPLVLADEPTGNLDPDNAWQVIKILKKLNSFGVTVLLTTHDEQLVRAANHPVLHLQNGYIV
- the patD gene encoding heterocyst frequency control protein PatD translates to MSQDYVGLIQDLQSQLEILQRLIASQVEPSSSLAKDWLRSHREIQAFFQSKIINTNLEVMPPNLSLQVEIDKQLKMLGVDLSMLQTARNPDTWQKRHQQASDRFVLLKKYCQMHSNLT
- a CDS encoding NAD(P)H-quinone oxidoreductase subunit F, whose translation is MILETAWLLPCYGLLGAGITLPWSLRLVRRTGPRPAAYLNILMTVLALVHSCWLLTSIWGEPAQQVEFSWFQAFDLNLVFSFDISTISVGASILIATMSLISQVYGLGSLETDWAIARFCALIGFFEAAITGIAFSDSLFFSYALLEMLTLSTYLLVGFWYAQPLVVTAARDAFWTKRVGDLFLLMGVVALSNLTGSLNFSDLKEWAANPQTIAYFSEHQQFGTLLGLALIAGPLGKCAQFPLHLWLDEAMEGPNPASILRNSVVVGAGAYVLIKFQPVLSLFPVAAEVSVIIGAITAIGASLVAIAQIDLKRALSHSTSGYLGLVFIAVGMQQPDLALGLLFSHGISKSLLFLSSGAVMMTTMTQDLTEMGGLKTRMPATLVSFIIGSLSLVALLPFGGFWTLLRWEETFWNSDPWLIAIALLVNCITAFGLIRIFALVFLGPTQQKTRRAPEVAWQVALPLVALTVITLLVPILLPSWEFVDIDLDTVDIWGTTILSASGLLGFGVGAYIYIKPYYSTVSSVAMPPKLVRSAWKVVQDLLAYDLYVQAIYKYTVVLIVGGGSKLLAWVDRYLVDGSVNFLGFASIFSGESLKYTVTGRLQQYVLTILIGLILIGFAAFYGLN
- a CDS encoding tRNA threonylcarbamoyladenosine dehydratase, giving the protein MTDWLQRTELLIGADGLHKLKQANVLVVGMGGVGSFAAEFLCRAGIGRMTIVDGDRVDPSNKNRQIVALDSTVDVHKADVMSQRMEDINPDIQLTAIKEFLTPDLMMELVTTQFDWVLDCIDSLQPKLYFLGAAVTNGVKVASSMGAGGRIDPQKIRIAPIFETDCCRFAYKVRKGLRRKGFGKANIIAVYSEELVNRESLQLTDGSNFKRSYYGTISYIPALFGINMASIVIRDLMQ
- a CDS encoding pentapeptide repeat-containing protein, translating into MTLPSHAALTKAELLDRYAKGDRNFEQTHLHDVDMQGVSLHGIDLSESILTHVNLSGADLRGADLGWADLSRANLEKADLRGAILTRADLSRANLQGANLLKADLSLTKIDHTKFSGATMPDGSIHT